In one window of Episyrphus balteatus chromosome 3, idEpiBalt1.1, whole genome shotgun sequence DNA:
- the LOC129913990 gene encoding protein AF-9 — translation MAIKVQFEIGHTATVKTKRTPEGFTHDWELYVQGVNKADISAFVDKVVFNLHDSFPRPKRSIKEPPYVIKESGYAGFVLNIDIYFRNRDEPKRVTYSYDLDLQHEGPPYHRFEIKKFIFEIPSEDFRQKLVKGGGIAVSAVVGGAIASDDKSLDMNVPDNRSQMVGKPKLSSDATSSTSSSSSKKHKQRPDDSKLNTFANLFGTPITKSAQKFSPDPKTKTANGGAIAPTGPSVPGKGKDKSNSASSGATAGTVLSGPVAGSGKDKEKPDKKDKHKQLTSPHKEKLHEEKESKKKSDGKHEKREEKKKDKKDKEKERERTKDKTSKRSLSPKSAAASAPSPKRPSPVRSSSAASRDDTSVKSSTKAAESDKRGSSSSSGKKSKKEKKSHDKEREHKEKHRTDVKETVPVASLAPTPAAAVPTAATSSQPPKASNTTVTPKIDLNSNKNQKVSDKEKDLKKSDSKSSEKESTPVQGSDKKSSTEKDKKSHKHKKKDKNKEKEKEKEKDKDKDKDQASKKSTSSKDKKDKKDKTVKNESAAPTTTTSNSNSSAISKKSSSTTDVDTPIESGSTKSAPNLASGTSSTKTTSTTNKQSNNVTALTVPPSNNSTSTNTGTTSSASGLSSAPNDLSDVDSINSESLHTVSNSNSDKAAPIQNSDSSNSSFPELPAAASKASAVFQAPANPQPTPPTTPLATAAPAAISEPPPRAQATPPVDKKTHRSGAEKSKADKTAEKEDKKRRRNSTAVNTFVEPPLKQIKKDLKPTREKTQSPLLRAEEKQTFLPPPATTSALPIQNTPVTALNLEYLSELQELHQKIMTLQDNEELQQVVEMIAATGRYEITSKTFDFDLCKLDRHTVQRLQDFFATSVS, via the exons ATGGCAATAAAGGTCCAATTTGAAATTGGACATACGGCAACGGTGAAAACCAAGCGCACTCCTGAAGGCTTCACTCATGATTGGGAGTTATACGTGCAAGGTGTTAACAAAGCTGATATTAGTGCATTTGTTGATAAAGTTGTATTTAACTTACATGACTCTTTTCCAAGACCCAAGCGAT caATTAAAGAACCACCATACGTAATTAAAGAATCTGGTTACGCTGGCTTCGTACTCAACATAGATATCTATTTCCGCAATCGTGATGAGCCAAAAAGAGTAACATACTCCTATGACTTGGATCTACAACATGAAGGTCCACCATATCAtcgttttgaaataaaaaaattcatttttgaaattccaTCAGAAGATTTCCGACAGAAACTTGTCAAAGGTGGTGGTATTGCTGTGTCAGCTGTTGTCGGTGGTGCTATTGCCAGTGACGATAAAAGTCTCGATATGAATGTGCCAGATAATCGAAGTCAAATGGTCGGCAAACCGAAATTAAGCAGTGATGCAACAAGTTCGACTTCTTCGTcttcttcgaaaaaacacaaacagcGACCAGACGATagtaaattaaatacttttgcTAATCTCTTTGGAACCCCAATTACCAAAAGTGCTCAGAAATTTTCACCAGATCCAAAAACTAAAACAGCAAATGGTGGTGCAATTGCCCCAACAGGTCCTTCTGTACCAGGTAAAGGcaaagataaatcaaattcaGCTAGTAGTGGTGCAACAGCTGGAACTGTATTGTCAGGTCCTGTTGCTGGAAGTGGCAAGGATAAAGAAAAGCCCGATAAAAAGGATAAACATAAGCAACTGACAAGCCCACATAAGGAAAAATTACACGAAGAAAaagaaagtaagaaaaaatctGATGGAAAGCACGAAAAGCGAGAAGAGaagaaaaaggataaaaaagACAAGGAGAAAGAAAGAGAAAGGACTAAAGATAAAACTTCTAAAAGATCTCTCAGTCCGAAAAGTGCAGCAGCATCAGCGCCTAGTCCTAAACGACCAAGTCCTGTGCGTTCTTCGTCTGCCGCTAGTCGAGACGATACATCAGTAAAATCATCTACGAAGGCAGCTGAAAGTGACAAACGCGGAAGCAGCTCCTCCAGcggaaaaaagtcgaaaaaagaaaagaaatcacACGACAAGGAACGTGAACACAAAGAAAAACATCGAACTGATGTTAAAGAAACCGTTCCTGTGGCCAGTCTTGCACCAACACCTGCAGCTGCAGTTCCCACTGCTGCAACCTCATCACAACCGCCAAAGGCTTCAAATACAACAGTGACTCCCAAAATTGATCTCAATagcaataaaaatcaaaaagtctCTGATAAAGAAAAGGACTTGAAGAAAAGTGACTCGAAATCTTCGGAGAAAGAGAGTACGCCAGTACAAGGGAGCGATAAGAAATCTTCAacagaaaaagataaaaagtcacacaaacacaaaaagaaagataagaataaagaaaaggaaaaagagaaagaaaaagatAAGGATAAAGATAAAGATCAAGCATCTAAGAAATCAACCAGCAGCAAagataaaaaagacaaaaaagataAGACTGTGAAAAATGAATCTGCAGCTCCAACAACAACCACCAGCAATAGCAATTCTTCAGCAATATCAAAGAAATCTTCATCCACAACAGACGTGGATACACCAATCGAGTCTGGCAGCACAAAATCAGCCCCAAATTTAGCGTCGGGCACATCTTCGACCAAGACAACgtcaacaacaaacaaacaaagcaATAATGTCACTGCATTAACTGTGCCTCCATCAAATAATAGCACTTCTACCAACACAGGAACAACATCATCAGCAAGTGGCCTTTCATCTGCTCCAAATGACCTCAGCGATGTAGATAGTATCAACTCGGAGAGTCTGCATACGGTTTCAAATTCGAATTCAGATAAAGCTGCCCCAATACAAAATTCAGACAGCTCAAATAGTAGTTTTCCGGAATTACCGGCAGCAGCCTCTAAGGCATCGGCTGTATTTCAAGCTCCAGCTAATCCTCAGCCAACACCTCCGACAACTCCATTAGCAACTGCAGCTCCAGCGGCAATATCTGAACCACCACCTAGGGCACAAGCAACACCACCTGTTGATAAGAAAACTCATCGCAGCGGTGCTGAAAAATCAAAGGCTGACAAAACTGCTGAAAAGGAGGACAAGAAACGCCGAAGAAACTCCACAGCAGTAAACACTTTCGTTGAACCGCCTttgaaacaaatcaaaaaagatCTAAAGCCAACTCGAGAGAAAACCCAATCACCGCTACTTCGCGCCGaagaaaaacaaactttctTACCTCCCCCGGCAACAACATCTGCACTACCAATCCAAAATACACCCGTTACGGCTCTCAATCTTGAATACTTGTCCGAATTGCAGGaacttcatcaaaaaattatgaCCCTACAAGACAACGAAGAGTTGCAACAAGTAGTCGAAATGATTGCCGCTACCGGACGCTACGAAATCACTAGTAAAACATTTGATTTCGATTTGTGTAAGCTGGATCGTCATACGGTGCAAAGGTTGCAAGACTTTTTCGCTACCTCTGTGTCGTGA
- the LOC129914130 gene encoding tropomyosin-2 isoform X1, with protein sequence MDAIKKKMQAMKLEKDNAIDKADTCENQAKDANSRVDKLNEETRDLEKKLVQVEVDLVTSKDALEKANRELEEKEKLLTSTESEVATLNRKVQQIEEDLEKSEERSTSAQQKLLEATQAADENNRMCKVLENRSQQDEERMDQLTNQLKEARMLAEDADTKSDEVSRKLAFVEDELEVAEDRVRSGESKIMELEEELKVVGNSLKSLEVSEEKANQRVEEFKREMKTLTVKLKEAEQRAEHAEKQVKRLQKEVDRLEDRLFHEKEKYKAICDDLDSTFAELTGY encoded by the exons atGGACGCCATTAAGAAGAAGATGCAAGCGATGAAGCTTGAAAAGGATAACGCCATTGACAAGGCCGATACCTGCGAAAACCAAGCTAAGGATGCTAATTCCCGTGTCGATAAACTGAATGAAGAAACCCGTGACTTGGAAAAGAAATTGGTCCAGGTTGAAGTTGATTTGGTTACATCTAAGGATGCTTTGGAAAAGGCCAACCGCGAATTGGAAGAGAAGGAAAAACTCTTGACCTCCACCGAATCTGAAGTTGCCACTTTGAACCGTAAAGTTCAACAAATTGAAGAGGATTTGGAAAAATCTGAAGAACGCTCAACCAGTGCTCAACAAAAATTGCTGGAAGCTACCCAAGCTGCCGATGAGAACAACCg tATGTGCAAAGTATTGGAAAACCGTTCTCAACAAGATGAGGAACGTATGGATCAATTGACCAACCAATTGAAGGAAGCCCGTATGTTGGCTGAAGATGCTGATACCAAGTCCGATGAAGTTTCCCGCAAGTTGGCCTTTGTTGAAGATGAACTTGAAGTTGCTGAAGATCGTGTCCGTTCCGGTGAGTCAAAGATCATGGAACTCGAAGAAGAATtgaag GTCGTCGGTAACTCCTTGAAATCCTTGGAAGTATCCGAAGAGAAGGCTAACCAACGTGTTGAAGAATTCAAGCGTGAAATGAAGACCTTGACCGTTAAATTGAAGGAAGCTGAACAACGTGCCGAACATGCTGAGAAGCAAGTGAAGAGGCTCCAGAAGGAAGTCGACAGGCTAGAAG ACCGTCTCTTCCACGAAAAAGAAAAGTACAAAGCGATCTGCGACGATTTGGATTCAACATTTGCTGAACTTACTggatattaa
- the LOC129914220 gene encoding transcription factor SPT20 homolog: protein MGYMEGNLSGMDYSYGGASQHYPLWKPPSGYFPRGEAPPPYEEAVAISQAEALSAQCTVSVATTTHRSLPVGINPADISSDVVRRGQLAQPQQQHPSQTASAQIQPQQAQHHQQSITQSTTNLINININSGGNLTTIATGESHQPPYSCITSVNQPCSTQTPSNCSPALNSIGDGTTAAANNNRLHMPNNSICVQTTAPPLPSSAAIHSAQHQQHYQQAQQHIQFQQRTQQQQLHLQQQQQQQQQQLQQQQQQQQQQQQQQQQQQQQQQQQQQQQSQTLQQSNCIQITECTYKNCHLNSSHRRIQKQHPTQEMIHYVSNASTGVTFQAITSESLESATNKPDQMTSPQYTTAECAGRVQEISTITSSETVAAQASTLKNTNKTPSSSRRYHRTIPRYFAVVDPLGQSTQQKLISSSGSKQSSSSVTSGGSNSSSSNNTNNSGSKKPTCQCPVQHVPMSYMGTNQINNSQTNNVFLSALSTKLVTSRSSFGTKCMPPGTPTASTKPNQSSSNEIPSNGGGGSNAGTMKKGSNAMNHQSNLYCQHEAKIATISKQVGDFKTDTPTYETHAILQPYGDEKIHTSSSHKGKISSSSGKVTSSPKVLPESTSLYSTGNLNTVSLSYPEANPALPPKMYKSQTNLKSPNGVSSSSAALLLMQQKSPHHGAGGGNDQIPTISHQKSQFTKSLPRKEDKNTPPALTLPVSGQLSTEKSLSMGKINSSTFYPLQNNHVTYTLPKHTPGKMSLNSTIASVVSKVPSVISIPATEDTNMPRMKSQPQSPNHKTGASQANKCTTLPKTLRSAAKKIEATIPTTTVTIPATTAPPSTSTTSSSCGKPKTLDSDKPLPVCTTLKNCLNPKEHFLPNDTSLDDDYLSECENCKIAHSSKYYLDEESAESPQETMTLQRKMDDKEEQEQAYYRISHTLPTNPKKNPTIKNNTREPWFSTIPASSSSEEEINE from the exons ATGGGCTACATGGAAGGCAATCTCAGTGGGATGGACTACTCTTATGGCGGGGCATCACAACATTACCCTCTATGGAAACCACCTAGTGGTTATTTTCCACGAGGAGAAGCTCCTCCACCCTACGAAGAGGCTGTAGCAATATCACAAGCAGAAGCTCTAAGTGCTCAATGTACAGTCAGCGTTGCGACTACCACTCATCGATCATTGCCGGTGGGAATTAATCCAGCCGATATATCAAGTGATGTTGTTCGTCGCGGACAATTAGCTCAACCGCAACAACAACATCCATCTCAAACAGCTTCAGCCCAAATACAGCCGCAGCAAGCGCAACATCATCAGCAAAGTATAACTCAGAGTACAACCAATTTGATTAATATTAATATCAATAGCGGTGGCAATCTTACAACCATTGCAACTGGGGAATCACACCAACCACCGTATAg CTGCATTACATCAGTTAACCAACCGTGTTCAACCCAAACACCATCGAATTGTTCACCAGCTTTGAATAGTATCGGTGATGGTACGACTGCAGCTGCGAATAACAATCGTCTACATATGCCCAATAATTCGATTTGTGTCCAAACAACAGCTCCGCCTCTCCCCAGCAGTGCGGCGATTCATAGTGCACAGCATCAACAACACTATCAGCAGGCTCAACAGCATATTCAATTTCAACAACGTACTCAGCAGCAACAGCTACAtctgcaacaacaacagcagcaacagcagcagcaactacagcaacaacaacagcagcagcaacaacagcaacaacaacagcaacaacaacagcagcaacaacaacaacaacaacaacagcaatcgCAAACCTTACAACAATCTAATTGCATTCAAATAACTGAATGTACCTACAAGAACTGCCATCTAAATAGTTCACACCGCCGCATTCAAAAGCAACATCCTACCCAAGAAATGATTCATTATGTCAGCAATGCCAGCACTGGCGTCACCTTCCAAGCTATCACTAGCGAATCATTAGAGTCAGCAACAAATAAACCAGATCAAATGACATCGCCTCAGTACACCACAGCAGAGTGCGCTGGCCGTGTTCAAGAGATTAGTACCATAACTAGCAGTGAAACAGTTGCAGCACAAGCTTCAACCctgaaaaatacaaacaaaacacCATCATCGTCACGGCGATACCACCGAACAATACCCCGATACTTTGCGGTGGTTGATCCACTTGGACAATCAACTCAACAAAAATTGATATCTTCCTCGGGATCAAAGCAATCATCCTCTTCAGTCACAAGTGGAGGTAGTaatagcagcagcagcaacaataCCAACAATAGTGGCAGTAAAAAACCAACTTGTCAATGCCCAGTACAGCACGTTCCCATGTCTTATATGGGAACTAATCAAATAAATAACTCGCAGACCAACAATGTGTTTCTTTCAGCCCTGAGTACAAAACTGGTCACAAGTCGTTCCAGTTTTGGAACGAAATGTATGCCACCAGGCACACCTACAGCATCGACAAAACCTAATCAGAGTTCGTCGAACGAAATTCCCTCAAATGGAGGAGGAGGAAGCAATGCTGGAACAATGAAAAAAGGCAGTAATGCAATGAATCATCAATCAAATCTATATTGTCAGCATGAAGCAAAAATAGCTACCATTTCGAAGCAGGTAGGTGATTTTAAGACCGACACACCCACCTATGAGACACATGCCATTCTACAACCATATGGTGATGAAAAAATTCACACCTCATCCTCACACAAGGGAAAAATCAGTAGCAGTAGCGGTAAGGTAACCAGCTCACCGAAAGTTCTTCCAGAAAGTACATCTTTATATTCGACTGGAAATTTAAACACCGTGTCCCTGAGTTATCCAGAGGCAAATCCTGCATTACCAccgaaaatgtataaaagtcaAACGAATCTCAAGTCACCAAATGGAGTTTCTTCTTCATCGGCTGCACTTTTGTTAATGCAGCAAAAATCTCCCCACCATGGTGCCGGTGGTGGTAATGATCAAATTCCAACAATTTCTCATCAGAAATCCCAATTCACCAAGTCCCTTCCACGTAAGGAAGACAAAAACACACCTCCCGCACTAACTCTTCCCGTTTCGGGTCAGCTTAGTACAGAAAAGTCACTTAGCATGGGAAAAATCAATTCATCCACCTTTTATCCTTTGCAAAACAATCATGTAACTTACACACTTCCAAAACATACACCCGGGAAGATGTCTCTCAATAGTACGATAGCAAGTGTGGTTAGTAAGGTGCCATCAGTAATAAGTATTCCAGCCACTGAGGACACCAATATGCCACGAATGAAATCTCAACCACAGAGCCCCAATCATAAGACAGGAGCTTCACAGGCAAATAAATGTACTACTTTGCCGAAAACATTACGATCTGCTGCAAAAAAGATTGAAGCGACAATTCCAACCACCACCGTTACAATACCCGCGACAACCGCTCCACCTTCCACATCAACAACGTCGTCGTCGTGTGGCAAACCAAAAACGCTTGACAGCGATAAACCACTGCCTGTCTGcacgacattgaaaaattgtttaaatccCAAAGAGCATTTTTTGCCCAACGATACGAGTCTAGATGATGACTATTTAAGTGAGTGTGAGAATTGCAAAATAGCACATAGTTCAAAGTATTATTTGGACGAGGAGTCAGCTGAGTCACCGCAGGAGACAATGACATTGCAGCGAAAGATGGACGATAAGGAAGAGCAGGAACAGGCTTATTATAGAATATCACATACACTGCCTACGAATCCAAAGAAGAATCC AACTATCAAAAACAACACCCGCGAACCATGGTTCTCGACAATTCCGGCCAGTTCATCATCGGAAGAAGAAATAAACGAATGA
- the LOC129914129 gene encoding uncharacterized protein LOC129914129: MKPKNPSKRFLLSGLVLICINFVQQSLCNDFERKNENTTTTTTTERCDNNDQQMVWSRFLEEYTVSQQTNGSRTAKVLPNPGLVNPNMINPPTPMNFMSDQNYHRYIPTNNIYITKRIGEAMELEPHMRPPAKVINPPHRQNGMPSGFGGQMQQQPNHQVHPQQHIRAVSENDLYLLGAIEKLVYRVDYLESRVRRSEQLIYYLMAGNNQKEVRDPCPVNFTRISDACYFINSDQQVNWKTANSACKSVNSYLAEFEKVSENEELIAHLLNQQVHRGRDFWLGGLNPGLLWIWANSAKPVNPNMNLTSIANNLQQETDNATNTGGSSNKTESNKILNNTMEIKGQGRCLRLSYNPAKHSYFYYGQECTSRHHYVCEYEDKTLDNKIKKISRELRLDKMSHD; this comes from the exons atgaaacCGAAAAACCCATCCAAAAGGTTCTTACTAAGTGGCCTTGTGttaatttgcattaattttgtTCAACAGTCATTATGTAATGACTTCGAGCGTAAAAATGAAAataccacaacaacaacaacaactgaacGTTGTGACAATAACGATCAACAAATGGTATGGTCAAGGTTTCTTGAGGAATACACTGTGAG CCAACAAACAAATGGATCAAGAACTGCAAAGGTTCTTCCAAATCCTGGCCTAGTGAACCCTAACATGATTAATCCACCAACTCCGATGAATTTCATGAGCGATCAAAACTACCACCGATACATCCCAACAAACAATATCTACATAACAAAGAGAATTGGTGAAGCTATGGAATTAGAGCCACATATGCGTCCACCAGCAAAGGTGATCAATCCTCCTCATCGACAAAATGGTATGCCATCTGGCTTTGGGGGTCAAATGCAACAGCAGCCCAATCATCAAGTACATCCACAACAGCACATTCGTGCTGTATCCGAAAACGATTTGTATCTCCTTGGTGCAATCGAAAAACTCGTTTATCGGGTGGATTATCTAGAAAGTCGCGTGCGAAGATCGGAACAATTAATATACTATCTAATGGCGGGGAATAACCAAAAAGAAG ttCGCGATCCATGCCCAGTGAATTTCACTCGCATCAGTGACGCATGTTATTTTATTAATAGCGATCAACAGGTCAATTGGAAGACTGCAAATAGTGCGTGTAAGTCGGTCAACTCTTACCTGGCTGAATTCGAAAAGGTGTCAGAGAATGAAGAGCTCATTGCTCATTTGCTAAATCAACAAGTTCATCGGGGGCGTGATTTTTGGTTAGGTGGCCTTAATCCGGGCTTATTGTGGATTTGGGCAAATTCAGCTAAACCAGTTAATCCGAATATGAATTTAAcatcgattgcaaataatttgcAACAAGAAACCGATAATGCAACCAACACAGGAGGAAGTAGTAATAAAAcagaatcaaataaaatattgaataatacAATGGAAATTAAGGGACAAGGAAGATGCTTGAGATTATCTTATAATCCGGCAAaacattcatatttttattatggACAGGAGTGTACTTCGAGGCATCATTATGTATGTGAATATGAAGACAAGACATTGgataataaaattaagaaaatatctaGAGAATTGCGATTAGATAAAATGAGTCATGATTAG
- the LOC129914130 gene encoding tropomyosin-2 isoform X2, translating into MDAIKKKMQAMKLEKDNAIDKADTCENQAKDANSRVDKLNEETRDLEKKLVQVEVDLVTSKDALEKANRELEEKEKLLTSTESEVATLNRKVQQIEEDLEKSEERSTSAQQKLLEATQAADENNRMCKVLENRSQQDEERMDQLTNQLKEARMLAEDADTKSDEVSRKLAFVEDELEVAEDRVRSGESKIMELEEELKVVGNSLKSLEVSEEKANQRVEEFKREMKTLTVKLKEAEQRAEHAEKQVKRLQKEVDRLEDELGINKDRYKSLADEMDSTFAELAGY; encoded by the exons atGGACGCCATTAAGAAGAAGATGCAAGCGATGAAGCTTGAAAAGGATAACGCCATTGACAAGGCCGATACCTGCGAAAACCAAGCTAAGGATGCTAATTCCCGTGTCGATAAACTGAATGAAGAAACCCGTGACTTGGAAAAGAAATTGGTCCAGGTTGAAGTTGATTTGGTTACATCTAAGGATGCTTTGGAAAAGGCCAACCGCGAATTGGAAGAGAAGGAAAAACTCTTGACCTCCACCGAATCTGAAGTTGCCACTTTGAACCGTAAAGTTCAACAAATTGAAGAGGATTTGGAAAAATCTGAAGAACGCTCAACCAGTGCTCAACAAAAATTGCTGGAAGCTACCCAAGCTGCCGATGAGAACAACCg tATGTGCAAAGTATTGGAAAACCGTTCTCAACAAGATGAGGAACGTATGGATCAATTGACCAACCAATTGAAGGAAGCCCGTATGTTGGCTGAAGATGCTGATACCAAGTCCGATGAAGTTTCCCGCAAGTTGGCCTTTGTTGAAGATGAACTTGAAGTTGCTGAAGATCGTGTCCGTTCCGGTGAGTCAAAGATCATGGAACTCGAAGAAGAATtgaag GTCGTCGGTAACTCCTTGAAATCCTTGGAAGTATCCGAAGAGAAGGCTAACCAACGTGTTGAAGAATTCAAGCGTGAAATGAAGACCTTGACCGTTAAATTGAAGGAAGCTGAACAACGTGCCGAACATGCTGAGAAGCAAGTGAAGAGGCTCCAGAAGGAAGTCGACAGGCTAGAAG ACGAATTGGGCATCAACAAAGACAGATACAAGTCTCTTGCCGACGAAATGGACTCCACATTCGCCGAATTGGCtggttattaa